In one Pseudomonas sp. R84 genomic region, the following are encoded:
- a CDS encoding calcium-binding protein, whose translation MSVVNGTSEADVLLGTDGNDWMWGGDGADHFVGGEGYDTVSYSDSLEGVRVADFANYDGLTIAYGDTFTGIEALQGSGFDDVIYRHKDFMNIDGADGHDTVSYRYAFDPVNILIGGGVNAAGDTLINVEEVIGSTDADHFTVNTSGVVVAGGGGDDVYMINSTGVTIEEIEGYMGGTDRVYTSLSELRLSAFVENLTYTGSADFIGYGNDENNTIVSGAGNDLLLGGAGADNFEGGAGIDIVSYDDSTEGLSASLKWGVQSGIAFHDVYIDIEGLRGSQFNDVLEGDWGDNILEGSAGDDQIQGGDGNDHIYGGLASGLDVGGQSDSLSGGAGDDVIVGAVNDLFTWASGDDGNDSITLGRGFAFGGAGNDVLTGTGSDYMLQGDGGNDVLILNLAGQSNSGGSAYGGQGDDSYVVNTSGLVTIKDEGLDINDTLILNTIANASQLSVTRIGNDAYLHSANDGSSGVPDNGVKLADWYAGFNTIEHLQTADGQAFEVPVSGDGFAMFG comes from the coding sequence ATGTCAGTAGTAAATGGAACGAGTGAAGCGGATGTCCTGTTGGGCACCGACGGCAATGACTGGATGTGGGGCGGGGATGGCGCCGATCATTTCGTCGGTGGCGAGGGTTACGATACCGTCAGCTACAGCGACAGCCTTGAGGGCGTGAGAGTCGCAGACTTCGCCAACTACGACGGCCTGACCATTGCCTACGGTGACACCTTCACCGGCATTGAAGCGCTGCAGGGTTCGGGCTTTGATGATGTGATTTATCGTCATAAAGACTTTATGAACATCGACGGTGCTGACGGCCATGACACCGTGAGTTATCGCTACGCTTTCGATCCGGTCAACATTTTGATCGGCGGCGGCGTCAACGCTGCGGGCGACACACTGATTAATGTGGAAGAGGTTATTGGTTCCACCGATGCCGACCACTTCACCGTGAACACCAGTGGTGTGGTCGTCGCTGGCGGTGGCGGTGACGATGTCTACATGATCAACAGCACCGGCGTGACCATCGAGGAAATCGAAGGCTACATGGGCGGTACCGATCGCGTGTACACCAGCCTGTCCGAGTTGAGACTGAGCGCGTTCGTTGAAAACCTGACCTATACCGGCAGCGCGGACTTCATCGGCTACGGCAATGACGAGAACAACACCATCGTCTCCGGTGCCGGCAATGATCTGCTGTTGGGCGGTGCGGGTGCCGATAACTTTGAGGGTGGCGCTGGTATCGACATCGTCAGCTACGACGACAGTACCGAAGGCTTGAGCGCTTCGCTGAAATGGGGCGTGCAGAGCGGGATTGCATTCCACGATGTTTACATCGATATCGAAGGCCTGCGCGGTAGCCAGTTCAATGACGTTCTGGAAGGCGATTGGGGCGATAACATTCTTGAAGGCAGCGCGGGCGACGACCAGATTCAGGGGGGCGATGGCAACGATCACATTTATGGTGGGCTGGCCTCTGGTCTCGATGTCGGCGGTCAGTCCGATAGCCTGTCGGGTGGCGCTGGTGATGACGTTATCGTTGGTGCGGTCAATGATCTGTTCACCTGGGCCAGTGGTGACGATGGCAATGACAGCATCACGCTGGGGCGAGGGTTTGCTTTCGGCGGCGCGGGTAATGACGTGCTGACCGGCACTGGCAGCGACTACATGCTGCAGGGCGATGGCGGCAATGATGTGTTGATTCTCAACCTTGCCGGTCAGTCGAATTCCGGCGGCAGTGCGTATGGCGGGCAGGGCGATGACAGCTACGTGGTGAATACGTCTGGCCTGGTGACAATCAAGGATGAGGGGCTGGATATCAATGACACGCTGATCCTGAATACGATCGCCAATGCCAGTCAGTTGAGTGTGACCCGTATTGGCAACGATGCTTATCTGCACAGTGCCAATGACGGTAGCAGTGGTGTGCCGGATAACGGCGTGAAACTGGCGGATTGGTATGCCGGGTTCAACACCATCGAGCACCTTCAGACTGCCGATGGTCAGGCGTTTGAAGTGCCGGTGAGTGGTGATGGGTTTGCCATGTTTGGGTAG
- the rfbC gene encoding dTDP-4-dehydrorhamnose 3,5-epimerase, with the protein MSEFSLKALPLAGLFSVQHKRFEDQRGHFARLFCEGSLSAFGSEFHIRQINHSCTREKGSVRGLHYQNANAPEAKLITCLRGEVWDVAVDLRPDSETFLHWHAEHLKAGDGRSLLIPAGFAHGFQTLSEDAELLYLHSADYAPEHEGGLSVNDPRLAIAWPLPVNNLSARDSSHPALDQHFAGVRL; encoded by the coding sequence GTGAGCGAGTTTTCCCTGAAGGCATTGCCGCTGGCCGGATTGTTCAGCGTCCAGCACAAACGTTTCGAAGATCAGCGCGGGCACTTCGCACGGCTGTTTTGCGAAGGCAGCCTGAGTGCGTTCGGTAGCGAATTTCATATCCGCCAGATCAACCATTCCTGCACCCGCGAGAAGGGCAGTGTGCGCGGTCTGCATTATCAGAACGCTAACGCGCCGGAAGCCAAACTGATCACCTGCCTGCGCGGTGAAGTGTGGGACGTGGCGGTGGATCTGCGTCCGGATTCCGAAACCTTTTTGCACTGGCACGCCGAACACCTGAAGGCCGGCGATGGTCGCAGCCTGTTGATCCCGGCCGGGTTCGCCCACGGTTTCCAGACGCTGAGCGAAGACGCCGAATTGCTCTACCTGCACAGCGCCGATTACGCGCCGGAGCACGAGGGCGGGCTGTCGGTGAACGATCCACGGCTGGCGATTGCCTGGCCGTTGCCTGTCAATAATTTGTCAGCGCGTGATTCCAGCCATCCCGCGCTCGATCAACACTTTGCTGGAGTGCGTCTATGA
- a CDS encoding flagellar hook-associated protein 3 — translation MRISTAQYYGTQASDYQRNFNKAVATASEASSLQRITNASDDPIGAGRLLQLGQQAALLDQYGTNVNSAKSALNVQESTLDAITTALGRAKELALAANNGTATDKDRQAYASELGEIQQQVLGLMNAKDANGNYLFSGSKTDTAPYSKNADGTFSYNGDQTTINLDIGDGMTVGTNTTGWDAFQQTINTGRTNTQMTAPAVDDGRVVLSNGTVGTAATYDAKFTAGQPYTVAFVSSTQLKITDALGNDVTAEASQNGLVSNSSGANQTVSFRGVDMKLNINLKAGDTNPDAVIAGHSFQLSTSPDSFTTTRNPGNPSTTVITGSSITNQAAYTAAFPQGGAVLKFTSATAFDLYAAPVTADSKPVSSGTVAGGNATAAGVTFALGGTPAAGDQFSIQPNNHQTQNVLDTLGQMITALNTPVDGDAVAKQKLQGAMEAGLGNLDAAANQIGTSVTTIGARGQSLDMQTITNSSLSTANSTTQGSIRDSDPAEVMTRLTLQQTMLQAAQLAFSKISQLGLFNKI, via the coding sequence ATGCGCATTTCCACCGCCCAGTATTACGGCACGCAAGCGTCGGACTATCAACGTAACTTCAACAAGGCTGTCGCCACCGCCAGTGAGGCGAGCAGCCTGCAGCGCATCACCAATGCGTCCGATGATCCGATCGGCGCCGGTCGTTTGCTGCAACTGGGCCAGCAGGCCGCGCTGCTGGATCAGTACGGCACTAACGTCAACAGCGCCAAGAGTGCGTTGAACGTGCAGGAATCCACGCTGGATGCCATCACCACAGCGTTGGGTCGTGCCAAAGAGCTGGCCCTGGCCGCGAACAACGGCACCGCCACCGACAAGGACCGCCAGGCTTACGCCTCGGAACTGGGCGAGATCCAGCAACAAGTGCTGGGTCTGATGAACGCCAAGGATGCCAACGGCAATTACCTGTTCTCCGGTTCGAAAACCGATACCGCGCCGTACTCGAAGAATGCCGACGGCACCTTCTCTTACAACGGTGACCAGACCACGATCAATCTGGACATCGGCGATGGGATGACCGTTGGTACCAATACCACCGGTTGGGATGCGTTCCAGCAAACCATCAACACCGGTCGCACCAACACCCAGATGACCGCTCCGGCGGTGGATGACGGTCGTGTAGTGCTGTCCAACGGTACCGTTGGCACCGCTGCAACCTACGATGCCAAGTTTACTGCCGGCCAGCCTTACACCGTGGCTTTCGTCAGCAGCACCCAGCTGAAAATCACCGATGCCCTGGGCAACGACGTGACCGCTGAGGCGAGCCAGAACGGCTTGGTCAGCAACAGCAGCGGCGCCAACCAGACCGTCAGCTTCCGTGGCGTCGACATGAAGCTGAACATCAACCTGAAGGCCGGCGACACCAACCCGGATGCCGTGATTGCCGGGCACAGCTTCCAGCTGTCGACTTCGCCGGACTCGTTCACCACCACGCGCAACCCGGGCAACCCGTCGACGACCGTCATCACCGGTTCCAGCATCACCAACCAGGCGGCCTACACCGCAGCATTCCCGCAGGGTGGCGCGGTTCTCAAGTTCACCAGCGCGACGGCTTTCGATCTGTACGCGGCGCCGGTCACGGCTGACAGCAAGCCGGTATCGTCGGGCACTGTGGCCGGTGGTAACGCGACAGCAGCGGGTGTGACCTTCGCCTTGGGCGGCACGCCGGCGGCGGGCGATCAGTTCTCGATCCAGCCGAACAATCACCAGACCCAGAACGTGCTCGACACCCTGGGCCAGATGATCACGGCGCTGAACACCCCAGTCGATGGTGATGCGGTCGCCAAGCAGAAGCTGCAGGGCGCCATGGAGGCGGGCCTGGGCAACCTCGACGCCGCAGCCAACCAGATTGGCACTTCCGTCACCACCATTGGTGCGCGCGGCCAGTCGCTGGACATGCAGACCATCACCAACTCGAGCCTGAGCACGGCGAACTCCACGACCCAAGGCTCGATCCGTGATTCGGATCCGGCCGAAGTCATGACTCGCCTGACCTTGCAGCAAACCATGCTGCAGGCCGCGCAACTGGCGTTCAGCAAGATCAGTCAGTTGGGTCTGTTCAACAAGATCTGA
- the rfbG gene encoding CDP-glucose 4,6-dehydratase: MEAMGLSADFWRGKRVLVTGHTGFKGSWLTLWLQSLGAQVSGFSLDPSTEPSLFELARVHEGINDQRGDLRDLGALLEIIADTEPEIVLHLAAQPLVREGYRDPLGTYSSNVMGTLNLLEAIRQVGCVRSCVLVTTDKVYANKEWLWPYREDEALGGHDPYSSSKACCELLAQSYAASFFPADKYAEHGLALATARAGNVLGGGDFAPERLIPDVLKAWTADEPVTLRYPQAVRPWQHALEPLAGYLQLAAGLYEQGPEYAGAWNFGPGEADMCSVGEVVELLASRWPQARGLRIEKSELHEAGLLRLDSSRARQVLGWQPRWTLQACLTQTVDWHLAWQNGDDMRSVTLGQLNLYRGAL, encoded by the coding sequence ATGGAAGCAATGGGCCTGAGTGCGGATTTCTGGCGCGGCAAACGCGTTCTCGTCACCGGACATACCGGTTTCAAAGGCAGTTGGCTGACCCTGTGGCTGCAAAGCCTCGGCGCGCAAGTCAGCGGCTTTTCTCTGGATCCGTCGACTGAACCGAGCCTGTTCGAACTGGCGCGCGTGCATGAAGGCATCAACGATCAGCGCGGTGATCTGCGTGATCTTGGCGCTCTGCTGGAAATCATCGCCGACACCGAGCCGGAAATCGTTCTGCACCTGGCCGCGCAGCCGTTGGTGCGCGAAGGCTATCGCGACCCGCTTGGCACTTACTCCAGCAACGTCATGGGTACGCTGAACCTGCTCGAAGCGATTCGTCAGGTCGGTTGCGTGCGCTCTTGCGTGCTGGTCACCACTGACAAGGTCTACGCCAACAAGGAATGGCTGTGGCCGTACCGCGAAGACGAAGCCCTCGGTGGTCACGACCCTTACAGCAGCAGCAAGGCCTGCTGTGAACTGCTCGCGCAATCCTATGCCGCGTCGTTTTTTCCGGCGGACAAGTACGCCGAACACGGTCTGGCCTTGGCCACTGCGCGTGCCGGCAACGTCCTCGGCGGCGGCGATTTTGCTCCTGAGCGACTGATTCCCGACGTGCTCAAAGCGTGGACTGCCGACGAGCCGGTGACCTTGCGCTACCCGCAGGCCGTGCGCCCGTGGCAGCACGCGCTGGAGCCGCTGGCCGGTTACCTGCAACTGGCCGCCGGCCTCTACGAACAAGGGCCGGAATACGCCGGTGCGTGGAACTTCGGCCCGGGCGAGGCGGACATGTGCAGCGTTGGCGAAGTGGTCGAACTGCTCGCCAGCCGCTGGCCGCAGGCGCGCGGTTTGCGCATCGAGAAAAGCGAACTGCACGAAGCCGGTCTGTTGCGTCTGGACAGCAGTCGCGCGCGGCAAGTGCTCGGCTGGCAGCCACGCTGGACCTTGCAGGCCTGCCTGACCCAGACCGTCGACTGGCACTTGGCCTGGCAGAACGGCGATGACATGCGCAGCGTCACTCTCGGTCAACTGAACCTGTACCGAGGCGCGCTGTGA
- a CDS encoding glycosyltransferase — MNSLPLVSIAIPAFNPRFFERTLNSAVSQNYGNLDIIVCDDSRGDEIEDIVKSVMEQTGAVVRYVRNPRTLGLVGNLKVCLEQSRGEFIKFLCDDDLLYSACIEQQAHEMRREEVSLVVAQRLLWDANDIILPARLENSSLSPASGLLKGDDVLSIFEKFPVNVLGGFSSAMFRRADVAGLLPALTEDAACFVATLDFALYVCLLRRGNLVVSNNVLSAERLYPERLSAQQPMKDAAEIEREWISQMLKVRSGESAPASGWVRYVPLTKADESPRVWEELPLSRTLGAKQSRQELGVGVDSFSFGELYAQWLAVRVLTEAQRQWLPETLAGWPHQPRIVPIIIDAQGSRDGLERTLEALAAQDYPPELVLVLSAACTEAQLDGRVFHMPLQDDGLEQINTLLPQLDGADWFYLLQSGDCPVAAALLVMADRIAHSSALTCLYSDEGSLRDGESAEPAFKPDFNLDLMRSYPYVGRALAFQRERFLALGGFASTFAELAPHDVLWRMVESDGLQVVGHIAEVLLESKFDLSQWLTDPGVAQQSPRILEAHLQRLGIAHEIRDGNSGLLNRVDYHHARRPLVSVVIVTQDQTAALQRCVETLLEKTAYTEYELLLVDNGCKSAEALAWLDGMAQMGSERIRVLSYPQKGNAAAVHNFAVSQARGEYVLMLNAFAVITQSDWLDELLNHAQRPEVGVVGAKLFNPDGGVLHAGLILGLNGPVGLPFYGQPVQSEGYMHRLQAVHDLSAVGGDCLMIRKSVFEAAGGLDEQDFKQTLNVVDLCLRVGRDGYLVVLNPHAVLAVGARPNAVATPEEEAQHLEERDTFYQRWLPLVARDPAYNVNLTLQGVGATNFSLEPGLRTGWSAFSKAQLPNLLVVPINASAIGHYRMSQPMIELEAANRAEGRICYGLPSIIDIERQSPDVIVLQGRYSEHAIDEIPPLKKYFNARRIFELDDYVIDVPHRNAHIRNMPSKQDMERMVRRAIGLCDRAVVSTAPLANVLSDMHHDIRVVPNMLAKDLWGHLRSQRRTSKKPRVGWGGGTSHHGDLAVIAEVVRELANEVDWVFFGMCPDDLRPYMHEFHGVIGLDVYPAKLASLNLDLALAPLEFHIFNDCKSNLRLLEYGACGYPVICTDTEAYRGYLPCTRIKTNSTDEWLQAIRMHLADPDASYRMGDELREVVLRDYVLRGDNLRYWEYGWLAD, encoded by the coding sequence GTGAATTCACTCCCCCTCGTCAGCATTGCCATTCCCGCCTTCAATCCGCGCTTTTTCGAGCGGACGTTGAACAGTGCCGTGAGCCAGAACTACGGCAATCTCGACATCATTGTGTGCGATGACAGTCGTGGCGACGAGATCGAAGACATCGTCAAGTCGGTCATGGAGCAGACGGGGGCGGTGGTGCGTTACGTGCGCAATCCACGTACGTTGGGGCTGGTCGGTAACCTGAAGGTCTGCCTTGAGCAGTCCCGGGGCGAGTTCATCAAGTTCCTGTGTGACGATGACTTGCTCTATTCGGCGTGTATCGAACAGCAAGCCCATGAGATGCGCCGTGAGGAAGTCAGTCTGGTGGTGGCGCAGCGGCTGCTGTGGGATGCCAACGACATCATCCTGCCGGCACGTCTCGAAAACAGCTCGTTGTCGCCGGCCAGTGGCTTGCTCAAAGGTGATGATGTACTGAGCATCTTTGAGAAATTTCCGGTCAACGTGCTTGGCGGTTTCAGCAGCGCAATGTTCCGGCGCGCGGATGTCGCCGGACTGTTGCCGGCCCTGACCGAAGACGCTGCCTGCTTCGTCGCGACCCTGGATTTTGCCTTGTATGTCTGCCTGCTGCGGCGCGGCAACCTGGTGGTCTCCAACAATGTGCTGAGTGCCGAGCGTCTTTACCCCGAGCGTCTGAGCGCGCAGCAACCGATGAAAGACGCGGCGGAGATCGAGCGCGAGTGGATCTCGCAAATGCTCAAGGTCCGCAGCGGCGAGTCGGCGCCGGCGTCGGGCTGGGTTCGTTATGTGCCGTTGACCAAGGCTGACGAGTCGCCTCGGGTCTGGGAAGAGCTGCCGCTGAGCCGCACCCTCGGCGCCAAGCAGAGCCGTCAGGAGCTGGGGGTCGGTGTCGACAGCTTCAGTTTCGGCGAACTCTATGCGCAGTGGCTGGCAGTTCGCGTGCTGACCGAGGCGCAGCGCCAATGGCTGCCGGAAACCCTCGCGGGCTGGCCGCATCAGCCGCGCATCGTACCGATCATCATTGATGCCCAAGGCAGTCGCGATGGCCTGGAGCGCACCCTTGAGGCACTCGCCGCTCAGGATTATCCGCCGGAGCTGGTGCTGGTGTTGTCTGCGGCGTGCACCGAAGCGCAGCTGGATGGTCGGGTGTTCCACATGCCGTTGCAGGATGACGGCCTGGAGCAGATCAACACGTTGCTGCCGCAACTGGACGGCGCCGACTGGTTCTATCTGCTGCAGTCGGGTGATTGCCCGGTGGCAGCGGCGCTGCTGGTGATGGCCGATCGCATTGCGCACTCAAGTGCGCTGACGTGCCTGTACAGCGACGAAGGCAGCCTACGCGATGGCGAGTCGGCCGAGCCTGCGTTCAAGCCGGATTTCAACCTCGACCTTATGCGCAGTTACCCCTACGTCGGGCGTGCCCTGGCGTTCCAGCGCGAACGGTTTCTGGCGCTCGGCGGTTTTGCCTCGACGTTCGCTGAACTGGCGCCCCACGATGTGCTGTGGCGTATGGTTGAAAGCGATGGCCTGCAAGTGGTCGGGCACATTGCTGAAGTGTTGCTGGAGTCGAAATTCGACCTGTCGCAATGGCTCACTGATCCTGGCGTTGCGCAGCAAAGCCCGCGCATTCTCGAAGCGCATCTGCAACGTCTCGGCATCGCTCACGAAATCCGCGACGGTAACAGCGGGCTGCTCAATCGTGTCGACTATCACCATGCCCGGCGCCCATTGGTGTCGGTGGTCATTGTCACGCAGGACCAGACTGCCGCGTTGCAGCGCTGCGTCGAGACACTGCTGGAGAAGACCGCCTACACCGAGTACGAATTGCTCTTGGTCGATAACGGCTGCAAAAGCGCCGAAGCGTTGGCGTGGCTGGACGGTATGGCGCAAATGGGCAGCGAGCGGATTCGCGTGCTGAGCTATCCGCAAAAGGGCAACGCGGCAGCGGTGCACAACTTTGCCGTCAGCCAGGCGCGCGGTGAGTATGTGTTGATGCTCAATGCCTTTGCGGTGATCACCCAGAGCGATTGGCTCGACGAACTGCTCAATCATGCGCAGCGTCCTGAGGTCGGCGTGGTCGGCGCCAAGCTGTTCAACCCGGACGGAGGCGTGCTGCACGCGGGGCTGATTCTTGGCTTGAACGGGCCGGTCGGGTTGCCGTTCTATGGCCAGCCGGTGCAGTCGGAAGGGTACATGCACCGCCTGCAAGCGGTGCATGACCTGAGTGCCGTCGGCGGCGATTGCCTGATGATTCGCAAGTCGGTGTTCGAAGCCGCCGGCGGGCTGGACGAGCAGGACTTCAAGCAAACGCTCAATGTCGTGGACCTGTGTCTGCGTGTTGGCCGCGACGGTTATCTGGTGGTGTTGAACCCCCATGCCGTGCTGGCCGTGGGGGCGCGGCCGAATGCCGTGGCGACGCCTGAGGAAGAAGCGCAGCACCTTGAGGAGAGGGACACGTTTTACCAGCGCTGGCTGCCGCTGGTGGCGCGCGACCCGGCCTACAACGTCAACCTGACGTTGCAGGGCGTGGGCGCCACCAACTTCAGTCTGGAGCCGGGCCTGCGCACTGGCTGGAGTGCATTCTCCAAGGCACAGTTGCCCAACCTGCTAGTGGTGCCGATCAACGCTTCGGCCATCGGCCATTACCGCATGAGCCAGCCGATGATCGAGCTGGAAGCGGCCAACCGGGCAGAAGGGCGCATTTGCTACGGCCTGCCGTCGATCATCGATATCGAGCGTCAGTCACCCGACGTGATCGTCCTGCAAGGGCGCTACTCGGAGCACGCCATCGATGAAATTCCACCGCTGAAGAAATACTTCAATGCTCGGCGGATCTTCGAACTCGACGACTATGTCATCGACGTTCCTCACCGCAACGCGCACATCCGCAACATGCCGAGCAAGCAGGACATGGAGCGCATGGTGCGGCGTGCGATCGGGCTGTGCGATCGCGCGGTCGTTTCCACCGCGCCGCTGGCCAACGTGCTGTCGGACATGCACCACGACATTCGTGTGGTGCCGAACATGCTGGCCAAGGACTTGTGGGGCCATCTGCGCAGCCAGCGTCGGACCTCGAAGAAACCACGGGTCGGCTGGGGCGGCGGCACCAGTCACCACGGTGATCTGGCGGTGATCGCCGAGGTCGTTCGTGAACTGGCCAATGAAGTCGACTGGGTGTTCTTCGGCATGTGCCCGGATGACCTGCGTCCCTACATGCATGAGTTCCATGGCGTCATCGGCCTGGACGTGTACCCGGCGAAACTGGCCAGCCTCAACCTCGATCTCGCGTTGGCGCCGCTGGAGTTCCATATCTTCAACGACTGCAAGAGCAACTTGCGGCTGCTGGAATACGGCGCCTGCGGTTACCCGGTGATCTGCACGGATACTGAGGCCTATCGCGGTTATTTGCCGTGCACGCGGATCAAGACCAACAGCACGGATGAATGGCTGCAAGCGATCCGCATGCACCTGGCGGATCCGGATGCCAGTTATCGCATGGGTGATGAATTGCGTGAGGTGGTGCTGCGCGATTACGTGTTGCGCGGCGATAACCTGCGCTACTGGGAATACGGCTGGCTGGCCGATTGA
- the rfbF gene encoding glucose-1-phosphate cytidylyltransferase gives MKAVILAGGLGTRISEESHLKPKPMIEIGGKPILWHIMKQYSAHGIHDFVICLGYKGYAIKDFFANYFLHTSDVTFNMRENRMDVHQNYSEPWSVTLIDTGEETMTGGRLLRASRYLKDEEAFCFTYGDGVSDINIAQLVDFHKGHGRLATVTAVQPPGRYGALERQGDQVLGFTEKPRGDGGWINGGFFVLSPKVLPYIADDATTWEAEPLARLAADEQLKAFEHEGFWHPMDTLRDKNHLEALWQSGEAPWKQWA, from the coding sequence ATGAAGGCAGTTATTTTGGCGGGTGGCCTCGGCACGCGCATCAGTGAAGAGTCGCACCTCAAGCCCAAGCCAATGATCGAGATCGGTGGCAAGCCAATTCTCTGGCACATCATGAAGCAGTATTCCGCCCACGGAATTCACGACTTCGTGATCTGCCTTGGCTATAAGGGCTATGCGATCAAGGATTTCTTCGCCAACTACTTTCTGCACACCTCTGACGTCACCTTCAACATGCGCGAAAACCGCATGGATGTGCACCAGAACTACAGCGAACCGTGGAGCGTCACCCTCATCGACACTGGTGAAGAAACCATGACGGGTGGCCGTCTGCTGCGCGCCAGCCGTTACCTCAAGGATGAAGAGGCGTTCTGCTTCACCTACGGCGACGGCGTTTCCGATATCAACATTGCGCAACTTGTGGATTTCCATAAAGGCCACGGCCGTCTCGCGACCGTCACTGCCGTGCAACCGCCGGGTCGTTACGGCGCGCTTGAGCGTCAAGGCGATCAAGTGCTGGGTTTTACCGAAAAACCTCGCGGTGACGGTGGCTGGATCAACGGTGGCTTTTTCGTACTGTCGCCCAAAGTGCTGCCGTACATCGCCGATGACGCGACCACTTGGGAAGCCGAACCCTTGGCGCGTCTGGCCGCGGACGAACAACTGAAAGCCTTCGAACACGAAGGTTTCTGGCATCCGATGGACACCCTGCGCGACAAGAACCATCTCGAAGCGCTGTGGCAGAGCGGGGAGGCCCCATGGAAGCAATGGGCCTGA